The DNA sequence atacaacagaaaatatatatacagtgtgtgcaaatgtagcaagttatggaggtaaggcaataaataggctatagtgcaaaaataattacaattagtattaacactggaatgatagatgtgcaagagatgatgtgcaaatagagatactggggtgcaaatgagcaaaataaataacaatatggggatgaggtagttgggtgggctaatttcagatgggctgtgtacaggtgcagtgatcggtaaggtgctctgacaactgatgcttaaaattagtgagggagataagagtctccagttcAGAGATTTtagcaattcgttccagtcattggcagcagagaactggaaggattggcggccaaaggaggtgttggctttggggatgaccagtgaaatatacctgctggagcgcatactacgggtgggcgttgctatggtgaccaatgagctaagataaggcggggatttgcctagcagtgatttatagatggcctggagccagtgggtttggcgacgaatatgtagtgaggaccaaccaacaagagcgtacaggtcacagtggtgggtagtatatggggctttggtgacaaaacggatggcactgtgatagactacatccaatttgctgagtagagtgttggaggctattttgtaaatgacatcgccgaagtcaaggatcggtaggatagtccgttttacgagggcatgtttggcagcatgagtgaaggaggctttgttgcgaaataggaagccaattctagatttaactttggattggagattctgaatgtgagtctggaaggagagtttacagtctaaccagacacctaggtatttgtagttgtccacatactctaggtcagacccgtcgagagtagtgattctagtcgggtgggcgggtgccagcagcgttcgattgaagagcatgcatttagttttactagtgtttaagagcagttggaggctactgaaggagtgttgtatggcattgaagctcgtttggaggtttgttaacacagtgtccaatgaagggccagatgtatacaaaatggtgtcgtctgcgtagaggtagatctgagagtcaccagcagcaagagcgacatcattgatatacacagagaaaagagtcggcccaagaattgaaccctgtggcacccccaaagagactgccataggtccagacaacaggccctccgatttgacacattgaactctatctgagaagtagttggtgaaccaggcgagtcagtcatttgagaaaccaaggctatttagtctgccaataagaatgcggtggttgacagagtcgaaagccttggccagatcgatgaagatggctgcacagtactgtctattatcaatcgcggttataatatcgtttaggaccttgagcgtggctgaggtgcacccatgaccagctcggaaaccggattgcatagcggagaaggtacggtgggattcgaaatggtcggtgatctgtttgttaacttggctttcgaaaggcagggcaggatggatataggtctgtaacagtttggatctagagtgtcaccccctttgaagagggggatgaccgcggcagctttccaatctctggggatctcagacgttacgaaagagaggttgaacaggctagtaataggggttgcgaaaaTTTTCGGCGggtagttttagaaagaaagggtccagattgtctagcccagatgatttgtaggggtccagattttgcagctctttcagaacatcagctgtctgaatttatgtgaaggagaagcgggaggggcatgggcaagttgcagcggagggtgcagagctggaggccggggtagtggtagccaggtggaaagcatggccagccgtagcaaaatgcttgttgaaattctcgattattgtagatttatcggtggtgatagtgtttcctagcctcagtgcagtgggaagctgggaggaagtgctcttattctccatggactttacagtgtcccaaaacttttgggagttagtgctacaggatgcacatttctgtttgaaaaagttagcctttgctttcctaactgcttgtgtatattggttcctaacttccctgaaaagttgcatatcgcgggggctatttgatgctaatgcagtacgccacaggatgtttttgtgctggtcaagggcagtcaagtctgaggagaaccagggcctGTACTGGATGTCACCTTGTGTTTGCTGAATGTCCTGAATATAATGTCCTATTGGAACATCCTGGGGACCTTTTTGTAATATTCCATAATGGTCATGCCACAACCTTATAGTAACTTTCCATCTGTAACAATCCAGGACCTGCCAAAAATGTCCCCTTGTGGTCATTTAATGTCTCAAGGACAACGTCTTGTCAGAACCAAATAGGAACCTATTTTTAACATTCCCTAGTGGACATCATAAGACCTTATTTTAACGTTATACTGCGACCAAACCGGGACCTGTACTGAGCGTCCCTTTATGGTCCCAAGGTTAACTTAATGTTTTAATGTTCCTAGAACGTTCTCAGAATAGATGGGATAACAGTGGTATAACTTCTCCTGAAAAACTAAAAGGGTCCTAATGGGACCATCACCGAAGGTCCTAAGGAAGTCCCCTGTTTGCTGGGTGCAATGTACCACACAGGAAATAAGAAGTGAAGGACTTGTGTCGTAGATATCATAAGCTGTCTCTTCTCTTTCAGATATTTATGTTTTTGGTGTGGGGGCAGAAATTAACGAGGAGGAAATCAACAAGTTGGTGTCGAAGAAGGATTCAGAAAGGCATTTCTACAAACTAAAGGATGACACCAAACTGACATCCTTGTTCAAAAAGATTATAGGTCAGTGTAGGATTGAATGGGTGTTCATGTAGTGTGTACAGATTTAATTAGCGCACATCGGTGTACAGTATCATAGGTGTGTtatttttctctctgcttctctgtaGATGAGAGTAACAGTATAGGCCTGTGTGGGCTAACCTGGGACCGCGATGGCGTTGATTTGAAGGCTTTCAAACGCCAGGAATATCCTTGGCTGGTCAAAATCTCTGTCGATGTAAGTCAATCAGCAACAAATAAGAGATATTAGAGAAACATTTTACATAAAAGAGAAACTACTATGCAGCTAGTGTGTAGGCATGCTACAGTATTTCTCCTTCTTCCATTTAGGTCGGAAGTGAGCATAGCTCTTGCATGGGTGCCCTCGTTACACCTAGATTTGTCCTTACTGCTGCTCACTGCTTCAGGGAGAAGCAGATAAGTAGCATTAAAGTCAACTTCCCTGATCAGAAAGGTACTGTGCTTCTCTGAACTTCCCTGGGCAATGTGTTAATTCATTGTAATGCATTTGTTAAATTCAATTGTAGCTTATTCTCTGATGCCTTTTACCTTGGTTTCAGCACATGGTCAGGTGTGAGGCAAACACCTGATCAAAAAATAAGATCATATATTTGTCTGTAGATTCAGAAATGCCGGTGGAGCAGAAACCTATAATTCATCCAGAATATGATGTCTTTAAGAAGAAGGACAAAGGGGTTTCAGAGTTTTATGACTACGATGTGGCACTCTTGAAGTTGGATAGTGATGTCCAAATGTCTAAATATACCAGGTAAGTCAGGACATGGTAAGCCCAAAATGTGGCATGGTTTGAGGACAGAGGACAACTCTGAGAAATGTATCTGTATTTTGCAGGCCCATCTGTATTCCTTGTACTATATCATCCATCCGTGCATCAGGTCTCCATATTTCAACAACCTGTAAGGCACAGGGTGAGTGATATCATTTATCTAATGACTGTAGGTGTGTCATAACTACAGAAACATAAGCACACAGAATATGAGCAGAAACTATTTATAGCACCAATGATCAATAGGCATGGAGGCTGCACAACCAGATTAAACCATCCTATCCCAGCCCCCAGGACGCCTCTTTCCTTTttagtaaaaataaatacatttttgtagGTCAACTTGTTTTTTGGAGTCCAGCTTTCTTCTTTTTAATTGTTTAAAAATAATGTTAGAGGGGACAAAAAGTTATTTTATAGTCACCGTACATCTAGTCTTCCAAATCTTATTGTTCACTATAGATCTTTAGTACGCCTCTTTCCCATAGCCTAACAACCATAATATAATGTTCTGCACGTGTTTCTTTACACACAATTGTTTTTACATAGCTCCTGCTCACCCTCCCTCTCACTTCACATTTCTGTTTACTCACCCTGTTCTTAACCCTTGAttgttgaccaatgaccagtcatcagcaTTGGCATGGAAAGGCAGGCTCACATTTCCAGATTAGGGACAGATCTAAATCTACTGGGGGGAGGAGTCGTCAaacttttttttgttgctttgggAAGGGTTGTGTGATAGTTTTATTGGGCATGGGAGGGTATTGCATTTTTTCACTGGTTTACGTTCactcttttgcaggttttactatataatttcTTCCATCCTAGCAAAATttctctatccaccattcatagtgacgaAAGTGGTCATGGATGTCAAGGGAAGCCATGCTTCCCCAAAACATTtggtctctgtgtttcataattgttCTTCAATTTGCAAGACGCAGAATGTATCTCAcctggagaaagcatccgagcgagcaaaaCATCGCCCCTCTCTCAgtatgatgctgtctggtcaaaaagagtatgacattgataccacccgtagcattgaatgcaagggaagccagtgagcatttggcctcccttgataaaaagtattgtacaatacatttttgtattGACCTTGTTGTGCAGTGCTCACTTAACTGAAAGGTGGCGCggtggtccttcttgtgggctctAGAAAGAGCCCCGaaatcccgacttggaattccgagttggaggACCGTTCAAAATTATTTCCCGTATTTTCCTAGTCTGAGCTAGTTTtatctgagttcccagttgtcttgaactcactgaagtctgagatttcccagttccgagtttccagttgttttgaacgtgccagaagtcatgctggattgacagcatggccaatgtattcaaaccTTTCTGGCCCATGGCgtttttcatgatatccaattggtagttacgatcttgtctcatcgctgcaactcccctacggactcagcgaaggtcaagagccaagctgcactgcttcttgacacactccttgcttaactcggaagccagccgcaccaatgtgttggaggaaacactgtcaaACTGACAACAGAAGTCAGCTTGTAggtgcccggcctgccacaaggagttgctagagcacgatgagacaaggacattccggccggccaaaccctcccctaacccagacgacgctgtgcgccgcctcatgggtctcccactcattgttgaatttgcgatatCCAACTTGTTgtataatgtttatgtccaatggccgatgagcaccgatacgttttatctataatttctcttcatatgacaaggattgaaaagcacttgccagtagattgccgacttcatgcatgatgatgactgcttgtcaatcaaagctacggtagatgtaatgtaagtctatggcagcacccaagaggcttgaattttcaagctctacccgtagattttgcgATGAAGTAGTTTCCCCATGAATGACAGAACACTAAGCCAATCACGACAAACATTACCACCTCTACGCTCCGTatccgtattttctgctggctgccccaccaccacagaaagcactgagctaggctgaaacacctgcattttggagctgccttactcaagaaagcaaaaaagagaccatgtttgtatacgcttttattaactcaatgatttatttattttacattatttgctaactgatatgtgacacgtattaatgccaaaattacatgcaatatatatatatacagtggggagaacaagtatttgatacactgccgattttgcaggttttcctacttacaaagcatgtagagatctgtaatttttatcataggtacaattcaactgtgagagacagaatctaaaataaatatccaggaaatcacattgtatgatttttaagtaattaatttgcattttattgcatgacataagtatttgatcacctaccaaccagtaagaattccggctctcacagacctgttagtttttctttaagaagccctcctgttctccactcattacctgtattaactgcacctgtttgaacttgttacctgtataaaagacacctgtccacacactcaatcaaacagactccaacctctccacaatggccaagaccagagagctgtgtaaggacatcagggataacattgtagacctgcacaaggctgggatgggctacaggacaataggcaagcagcttggtgagaaggcaacaactgttggtgcaattattagaaaatggaagaagttcaagatgacggtcaatcaccctcggtctggggctccatgcaagatctcacctcgtggggcatcaatgatcctgaggaaggtgagggattagcccagaactacacggcaggacctggtcaatgacctgaagagagctgggaccacagtctcaaagaaaaccattagtaacacactatgccgtcatggattaaaatcctgcagcgcacgcaaggtccccctgctcaagccagcgcatgtccaggcccgtctgaagttagccaatgaccatctggatgatccagaggaggattgggagaaggtcacgtggtctgatgagacaaaaataaagctttttggtctaaactccactcgccgtgtttggaggaagaagaaggatgagtacaaccccaagaacaccatcccaaccgtgaagcatggaggtggaaacatcattctttggggatgcttttctgcaaaggggacaggacgactgcaccgtattgaggggaggatggatggggccatgtatcgcgagatcttggccaacaacctccttccctcagtaagatcattgaatatgggttgtggctgggtcttccagcatgacaatgacccggaacacacaaccagggcaactaaggagtggctccgtaagaagcatctcaaggtcctggagtggcttagccagtctccagacctgaacccaatagaacatctttggagggagctgaaagtccttattgcccagcgacagccccgaaacctgaaggatctggagaaggtctgtatggaggagtgggccaaaatccctgctgaagtgtgtgcaaacctggtcaagacctacaggaaacgtatgatctctgtaattgtaaacaaaggtttctgtacc is a window from the Coregonus clupeaformis isolate EN_2021a unplaced genomic scaffold, ASM2061545v1 scaf1307, whole genome shotgun sequence genome containing:
- the LOC121535624 gene encoding complement factor B gives rise to the protein VSSLSDIYVFGVGAEINEEEINKLVSKKDSERHFYKLKDDTKLTSLFKKIIDESNSIGLCGLTWDRDGVDLKAFKRQEYPWLVKISVDVGSEHSSCMGALVTPRFVLTAAHCFREKQISSIKVNFPDQKDSEMPVEQKPIIHPEYDVFKKKDKGVSEFYDYDVALLKLDSDVQMSKYTRPICIPCTISSIRASGLHISTTCKAQEEFLLNQNSVPARFMSEWNGDMYEKDVQIKLKEKRESCIKDAEEAEGIKNYTEAVTKNFLCTGGREDQVEDVACKGDSGGALYLKNLKRRIQVGVISWGVKDLCMSNNIPKPPSTATTRDYHINLFRMQKFLKEHLGEKTYETDYEPLKFVD